One genomic region from Cardiocondyla obscurior isolate alpha-2009 linkage group LG19, Cobs3.1, whole genome shotgun sequence encodes:
- the LOC139110244 gene encoding uncharacterized protein PF3D7_1120000-like — translation MGRPAKIELLRRKRANSLPILEAWKQREKRKEKQEEKGEIEGLEGFRKSVKVYRSPMKATGEGDEGGISKEDFEEVIKEMRSGFARIQAQMEEVREIKVQIRKEIEELKKIWKKEKIDLEKRIDGMEKKIREKKYEGGKLEIPEELQGKVLSLEERTRMLEMELKEQVGEIIKATGVKAKIEDVNKIGGVNKGGYGMVWREADRLKREGKQVKIGYKKIWVNKEMWIWDDLKKELKKWDGAKEFEKEGNKRKKVIADRLNASF, via the exons atgggaagaCCTGCAAAGATAGAGCTGCTAAGAAGGAAAAGGGCCAACAGCTTGCCAATTTTGGAAGCGTGGAAGCAAagggagaaaaggaaggaaaagcaGGAAGAAAAAGGCGAAATAGAGGGTTTGGAAGGGTTTAGGAAAAGTGTAAAAGTGTACAGATCACCGATGAAAGCAACAGGAGAGGGAGATGAAGGGGGAATAAGCAAGGAAGATTTTGAAGAGGTAATAAAGGAAATGAGAAGTGGATTCGCAAGGATTCAAGCGCAGATGGAGGAAGTAAGGGAAATAAAGgtacaaataagaaaagaaatagaagaattgaagaaaatatggaaaaaagagaagatagatttagagaaaagaatagacgggatggaaaaaaaaataagggaaaaaaaatatgagggaggTAAACTGGAAATACCAGAAGAGTTACAGGGAAAGGTTTTGAgtttagaagaaagaacgagaatgttggaaatg gaactgaaagaacaagtgggagaaataataaaagcaacaggagtgaaagcaaagatagaGGATGTAAATAAGATAGGAGGAGTAAATAAAGGAGGTTATGGTATGGTGTgg agagaagcggatagattgaaaagagaaggaaaacaggtaaaaataggATACAAGAAGATAtgggtaaataaagaaatgtggatATGGGATGACTTGAagaaagaattgaaaaaatggGATGGTGCAAaagagtttgaaaaagaaggaaataaaaggaagaaggtGATAGCAGATAGattaaatgcaagtttttga